One segment of Asterias rubens chromosome 2, eAstRub1.3, whole genome shotgun sequence DNA contains the following:
- the LOC117302943 gene encoding adenosine receptor A3-like, translating into MSSNTTLDTTPHNEPPVWFDTLRASLLFVSVFLIITGNVLCIFVVRRSTKMRKVSRIFILSLAVADLCGGVFSGVPLLATEATAHWIPDIILGIFCKVSCIASIVFNGASFLSLLTVTLDCYVAVEKPLRYPSLLTARRAYAITLFIWLVMSCIAILYTVGFGAVSHLKKEWHWCVLDVNFLRSYSYIMLLVAYCGMTIVVPLVLSMALYGRIRVIIRRHNVTHLARAAQTGYSAHHQQRPEGAKSLTTFLIVCCGGAMSSLPLVIIMSYSHWTGNYSMYTISTAMVLHTCNNLLNVLVHVRRNKEFRTTASRLRCRCRNRQDGPRGTVPNSFLLTSTSDPVAKENSERIITCKARR; encoded by the coding sequence ATGAGTTCCAACACTACGTTGGACACTACCCCTCATAATGAACCACCCGTTTGGTTCGACACCCTTCGTGCCTCCTTGCTCTTCGTTTCTGTCTTCCTCATCATCACCGGGAACGTCTTGTGTATCTTCGTGGTGAGGCGGTCCACCAAGATGCGTAAAGTCAGCCGCATCTTCATCCTGTCTCTCGCCGTAGCGGACCTGTGCGGGGGTGTCTTCTCCGGGGTGCCACTCCTCGCCACGGAGGCGACGGCACACTGGATCCCGGACATCATCTTGGGGATCTTCTGCAAAGTGTCCTGCATTGCGTCCATTGTGTTCAACGGTGCCTCGTTCTTGTCACTCTTGACCGTGACTCTGGACTGCTACGTCGCGGTGGAGAAACCCCTACGGTACCCGTCCCTTTTGACAGCTAGGAGAGCGTACGCGATAACCTTATTCATCTGGCTCGTGATGTCATGTATTGCAATACTGTATACTGTTGGCTTTGGAGCGGTGTCCCACCTGAAAAAAGAGTGGCACTGGTGTGTGTTGGATGTAAACTTTCTCAGGAGTTACTCTTATATCATGTTATTGGTAGCTTATTGTGGTATGACGATAGTGGTTCCACTCGTCCTTTCTATGGCTCTTTACGGCAGGATTAGGGTGATAATACGCCGCCATAATGTGACCCATCTCGCCCGTGCTGCCCAAACTGGCTACTCGGCCCATCATCAACAACGACCAGAAGGCGCCAAATCCTTGACCACATTTCTCATTGTATGCTGCGGTGGTGCCATGAGTTCCCTGCCTCTTGTTATCATCATGTCGTACTCACACTGGACTGGGAACTACTCTATGTATACGATCAGTACCGCCATGgtactacatacatgtaacaatttATTGAATGTACTCGTTCACGTCAGACGGAATAAAGAGTTCCGGACCACGGCTAGTCGCCTTCGGTGTAGATGTAGGAACCGTCAAGATGGGCCAAGAGGTACGGTTCCAAACTCGTTCCTTCTCACTAGCACCTCTGATCCAGTCGCAAAAGAAAACAGTGAGAGAATCATAACATGTAAAGCAAGGCGTTAG
- the LOC117302960 gene encoding extracellular serine proteinase-like, whose amino-acid sequence MKTFILLCLCLAAASATLAPLKKVSQRIPNKYIIKIKDGSKLDEFVDRLETRTRSLNIPASILKKFRTVMSAVVAHIPDRFIDTIRSFEGIEYIEEDGIVRTQAVTWGLDRSDQRYLPLDGSFNPSGTGAGVNAYVIDTGVNPNHWEFSGRATAWYDALGGSGVDCNGHGTHCSGTVGSNTYGVAKDVTIYGIRVLSCIGFGSNSGVVDGIDFVGSNGQLPAVVSMSLGGGASSATDNAVENLINLGFTVSAAAGNENVDACNSSPARVSTAITVGATDSSDARASFSNYGSCVSIFAPGVDITSTWHTTNWGTNTISGTSMACPHVSGAAAIMLGNNPSLSPAALKSSMLSSSTSNVVSNAGFRSPNKMLYIGN is encoded by the exons ATGAAGACTTTCATCCTCTTGTGCCTGTGCCTGGCTGCTGCCAGTGCTACTCTTGCTCCTCTTAAGAAGGTGTCTCAGCGCATCCCCAACAAGTACATCATCAAGATCAAG GATGGTTCCAAGTTGGATGAGTTTGTCGACCGTCTTGAGACCCGTACACGATCCCTCAACATCCCCGCCTCCATCCTGAAAAAGTTCCGTACCGTCATGTCCGCTGTTGTGGCTCACATCCCAGACAGGTTCATCGACACC ATCCGTTCTTTCGAGGGCATTGAGTACATTGAGGAAGATGGTATCGTCAGGACCCAGGCAGTCACTTGGGGTCTCGACCGTTCTGACCAGAGATACCTCCCCTTGGACGGCAGCTTCAACCCATCCG GAACTGGTGCTGGAGTCAACGCTTACGTGATTGATACCGGAGTCAACCCCAACCACTGGGAGTTCTCTGGCCGTGCTACCGCCTGGTACGATGCCCTCGGCGGCAGCGGAGTTGACTGCAACGGACACGGAACTCACTGCTCCGGTACCGTCGGCAGCAACACTTACGGTGTAGCCAAGGACGTCACCATTTACGGTATCCGTGTGCTCAGCTGCATTGGATTCGGCTCCAACAGTGGTGTTGTTGATG GAATTGACTTCGTTGGATCTAACGGACAGCTGCCCGCTGTTGTCTCCATGTCCCTCGGTGGTGGTGCATCTTCTGCTACCGATAACGCCGTAGAGAACCTCATCAACCTCGGCTTCACCGTATCTGCTGCCGCTGGTAACGAGAACGTCGATGCCTGCAACTCTTCCCCCGCTAGAGTATCTACC GCCATCACTGTCGGTGCCACCGACAGCAGCGATGCCAGAGCTTCCTTCTCTAACTACGGTTCATGTGTGAGTATCTTCGCTCCTGGTGTAGACATCACCTCAACATGGCACACCACTAACTGGGGAACCAACACCATCAGTGGAACCTCCATGGCCTGCCCCCACGTTTCCG GTGCCGCCGCCATCATGTTGGGCAACAACCCATCCCTGAGCCCAGCTGCACTCAAGTCATCCATGCTCTCTAGCTCTACCTCCAACGTTGTGTCTAACGCAGGTTTCCGATCCCCCAACAAGATGCTCTACATCGGCAACTAA